The following coding sequences lie in one Lolium perenne isolate Kyuss_39 chromosome 2, Kyuss_2.0, whole genome shotgun sequence genomic window:
- the LOC127329143 gene encoding desmethyl-deoxy-podophyllotoxin synthase-like → MVGVALSGDCPSLSLRCTCSATRCTVVLLSSRRVHSFRPVREDGLGCLLAGPVNLTERISPFVGDSALHRDRREADREPRHASLRLLKEGLKIVPGMILPDLVPSSRLAMRLSRVPAEIERGRRGMVPTVHAIIREREEKRAAAADTGVEDDEDLLDVLLRLQKDTGSQ, encoded by the coding sequence ATGGTCGGGGTCGCATTGAGCGGTGATTGTCCCTCCTTGAGCCTCAGGTGCACATGTTCTGCTACACGGTGCACCGTCGTGCTCCTCAGCTCCCGCCGCGTCCACTCCTTCCGCCCTGTCCGCGAGGACGGGCTAGGCTGCCTCCTGGCAGGGCCCGTTAACCTGACCGAGCGGATATCGCCGTTCGTCGGGGACTCGGCGCTGCACCGCGATCGTCGGGAGGCCGACCGAGAGCCGCGACACGCGTCCTTGCGACTGCTCAAGGAGGGACTGAAGATCGTTCCGGGGATGATCCTGCCGGATCTAGTCCCTTCGTCACGACTCGCGATGCGTCTCAGCCGCGTTCCCGCCGAGATCGAGCGCGGCCGCCGCGGTATGGTCCCCACCGTCCATGCCATCATCCGGGAACGTGAGGAGAAGAGAGCCGCCGCCGCAGATACTGGCGTAGAAGATGACGAGGACTTGCTTGACGTGCTCCTGAGGCTCCAGAAGGACACGGGATCCCAGTAG
- the LOC127334855 gene encoding uncharacterized protein: MTAKKQKEKRDQRTIDEKKRLAVVNMQKRARDKRARDRGKLSKQRQVSGNSSPRTPWIIEMVELNRLWSKQAKDFDERYGHPDPVTSDRSFVEKPFGATYVDCDDSVASSIVSLALFDEKKILFACSGIAIQRMPTTRQEVSIIATSKRLVTEFENNRNRADRLRIKVLLPRERNIHIDGFLGLYDKDTAIVTCFYFSDPRSVNLDAQVQHLSDHDSVVALGRAFNSGTLMSVEGQRIHVVTTDGSERALIYNCTITEAGLGGPVIDKDGHFLGLNIDCDTNTKRTSILPWQLLRERLQYFEKYTPNSTNFRAYTLPEDLFSIVPSGHWNTVNYLTSMGYPKPPPLVLEIGGSLCNKFEEKFGESYVYKGLDYNLWCRGTREGVFSKLRKEVLTNICRRVVFLTSYNGDRRSFACTGYLIKWHKKGMHVILTSASLVRSPVDEDKIDEKLKIDVFFPPNQHATAKLELYHLDYNIAVISVQKRLRGTHPENIFHTEKPRKKVVAIGCEVNDGVLMGKTGVVAKKPYDKPSKLDCKDLELSTCKMKKAGIGGPLVNFIDGSYAGMNFYDGTHQTPYLPRRIIARVLSETDLPSQSGMKHPIDMMGESTVKNRWPVPKPYWYHELFDVHRPLRGFGGRQLQ; the protein is encoded by the exons AT GACTGCAAAAAAGCAGAAAGAGAAGAGGGACCAAAGAACCATAGACGAAAAGAAGAGACTGGCTGTAGTAAATATGCAGAAAAGGGCAAGGGATAAAAGAGCCAGAGACAGAGGGAAACTGTCAAAACAAAGACAGGTTTCAGGGAATAGTTCTCCCAGAACACCCTGGATAATTGAAATGGTGGAGC TCAACCGGTTGTGGAGTAAGCAGGCAAAAGATTTTGACGAACGATATGGGCATCCTGATCCAGTTACTTCGGACCGGAGTTTTGTAGAGAAGCCATTTGGTGCTACATATGTGGATTGTGATGATTCAGTGGCTTCCAGTATTGTCTCGCTTGCTTTATTCGATG AAAAGAAGATTTTATTTGCATGCTCGGGCATAGCTATACAACGTATGCCAACGACGCGTCAAGAAGTATCAATAATTGCGACTTCAAAACGTTTGGTTACAGAGTTTGAGAATAACAGAAACAGAGCTGATAGATTGAGG ATTAAAGTGCTCCTTCCTCGCGAAAGAAATATCCATATAGATGGCTTCTTGGGACTATATGATAAAGATACTGCTATTGTCACGTGCTTCTACTTCTCAGATCCCCGTTCTGTCAATCTGGATGCTCAGGTACAACATCTGTCTGATCATGATTCAGTAGTAGCTCTTGGGCGTGCCTTCAACTCGGGCACTTTGATGTCCGTTGAGGGGCAGCGGATTCATGTCGTGACTACGGATGGCTCTGAACGTGCTCTGATCTATAATTGCACTATCACAGAG GCTGGACTTGGAGGACCAGTTATTGATAAGGATGGACACTTTCTGGGGTTGAACATTGATTGTGATACCAATACGAAAAGGACCTCGATCCTACCATGGCAGTTGCTTCGTGAACGCTTGCAATATTTTGAGAAGTACAC CCCTAACTCTACCAATTTCCGTGCATATACCTTGCCTGAAGATTTATTCAGCATAGTCCCATCAG GACATTGGAATACTGTCAACTATCTGACATCCATGGGATATCCTAAGCCACCACCACTTGTGCTCGAGA TTGGTGGGAGTTTGTGTAATAAATTTGAAGAGAAATTTGGTGAATCATATGTTTATAAGGGCTTAGATTACAATCTCTGGTGTCGTGGTACTAGGGAGGGGGTCTTCTCTAAACTTCGGAAAGAAGTCTTAACAAATATATGCCGGCGTGTTGTCTTCCTTACTTCATACAATG GAGACAGGAGATCCTTCGCTTGCACAGGCTATCTTATAAAGTGGCATAAAAAAGGCATGCACGTTATTCTGACCTCGGCCAGTTTGGTTAGGAGTCCCGTTGATGAAGACAAGATCGATGAGAAATTAAAG ATTGATGTATTTTTCCCACCGAATCAGCACGCTACCGCGAAATTGGAACTGTACCATTTAGATTATAACATTGCGGTAATCAGTGTTCAGAAGCGTCTACGTGGTACTCATCCGGAGAATATTTTCCACACAGAAAAGCCGCGTAAAAAGGTAGTAGCTATAGGGTGTGAGGTTAATGATGGAGTATTAATGGGGAAAACTGGTGTAGTGGCTAAGAAGCCTTATGACAAACCTAGCAAGCTTGACTGCAAAGACCTTGAGCTGTCTACTTGTAAAATGAAGAAG GCTGGGATTGGAGGCCCTCTTGTTAATTTTATTGATGGAAGTTATGCGGGCATGAACTTCTATGATGGAACTCATCAAACACCTTACCTGCCAAGGCGTATCATTGCAAGAGTTCTAAGCGAGACCGATCTCCCATCACAAAG TGGAATGAAACACCCCATAGACATGATGGGTGAATCCACGGTTAAAAACAG GTGGCCAGTGCCTAAGCCATATTGGTACCATGAATTGTTTGATGTTCATCGTCCTCTGCGCGGGTTTGGTGGAAGGCAACTCCAGTAA